CGATCGAATTGACCGGAAAGAACTGGAGTGTCGAGGACGCAATCCGCCGTGTCGAGGATCAGTTCAAGACGGCATGACGTGCAGGGGCCGGCCTCAGACCAAAATCACGCGCTGGACGGCTTTCTCAATAGATTCGAGAGTTTGATTTGACCGAGTTGGTCTCGGGCCATCGTCGTCACGTGGTCGAGGGCTTCGCGGAGCTTGGCGCGCGGCCCTTCGGGAAAGCCTTCGACAACGGGGGCACTCGCACTCAATGGCCCGTCCACCGCCTCGATCACTTCCAAGAGCGAGATTTCTTCCGGCTTCCGGTCGAGCCGGTAGCCGCCGTCCACGCCGCGGGCGGAATGGAGAATTCCGTGCGTCACTAGGTTCCTTAGGATCTGCAAAAGAAACCGCTCGGGCATTCCCCCTTCGGCGGCTAACTGGCTGCAGGGCACGGGTAAATTCGATTCCGCTTTGGCCAACTGCAACGTGGCTTGCAGTGCGTAACCGGCCGTTCGCGACAACTTCATGGGTGGTAACCTTCGAGTTTGCCACCGTGACCGAGGCCGG
Above is a genomic segment from Pirellulales bacterium containing:
- a CDS encoding Rrf2 family transcriptional regulator; the protein is MKLSRTAGYALQATLQLAKAESNLPVPCSQLAAEGGMPERFLLQILRNLVTHGILHSARGVDGGYRLDRKPEEISLLEVIEAVDGPLSASAPVVEGFPEGPRAKLREALDHVTTMARDQLGQIKLSNLLRKPSSA